One region of bacterium genomic DNA includes:
- a CDS encoding nucleoside kinase gives MEMIYPENTLSTYNRFYRQEHTLTVVMLAAAQRIAPHHDIVVHHRFAGGLYCTGLITELNSVERGDLDLDRLASEMKRIVESGESIESVTLPFAAAMKLLQEQEWPGTARLLEQNSTDSVRFWSLAGTLVWLPDEPVCEIAGVSGFAIEKYKNGFVIRLPDRNNLARYTPFAPSEKLFQALVQANDWGVKTRVYDLGTLNIQIANDPIGLILTAETLHEQYLTDIARAVTNGLPNRRVVLIAGPSSSGKTTFSRRLMIQLRAMAIHSLPIPMDDYFKDRDICPKDEFGNYDFEHFECLDRETLSKDIAKLLRGESIVLPKFDFISGTSKRTGKTVQLHANEVLILEGIHGLNPNLLPEIDSQQLTRIFVSALTNLNVDRHSRIPTSDIRLLRRMVRDYRTRGHSPTATLSRWDSVRKGEDHWIFPFQDNADLLFNSALVYEIACLRNRVHTLLSLAEVKGVAAEHAGRIRMLLDLVRPIDHRAIPLHSVIREFIGGGVWEV, from the coding sequence ATGGAAATGATTTACCCCGAAAACACGTTATCGACCTACAACCGATTCTACCGGCAAGAACATACTCTAACCGTTGTAATGCTGGCGGCAGCACAACGAATCGCACCCCATCATGACATCGTCGTTCATCACCGGTTTGCCGGTGGATTGTACTGCACCGGGCTTATCACCGAACTCAACAGCGTTGAGCGTGGTGACTTGGACCTCGACCGTTTAGCAAGCGAAATGAAGCGTATTGTCGAATCGGGGGAGTCCATCGAATCGGTGACCCTTCCGTTTGCAGCCGCGATGAAATTGCTTCAGGAACAGGAATGGCCTGGTACCGCACGATTGTTGGAACAGAATAGCACTGATTCTGTTCGGTTCTGGAGTCTTGCCGGAACGTTGGTATGGCTGCCTGATGAGCCGGTGTGTGAAATCGCCGGAGTCTCCGGTTTCGCCATCGAGAAATACAAAAACGGATTCGTTATCCGGCTGCCGGACCGTAACAACCTCGCCCGCTATACTCCGTTCGCGCCATCGGAGAAATTGTTTCAAGCATTGGTGCAAGCGAACGACTGGGGTGTGAAAACCCGGGTGTACGATTTAGGAACATTGAATATCCAAATCGCGAACGACCCCATCGGTTTAATTCTAACTGCCGAGACCTTGCACGAGCAATATCTCACCGACATTGCCCGGGCAGTTACCAATGGCTTGCCGAATCGCCGGGTTGTATTGATTGCCGGTCCCTCCTCATCGGGGAAAACGACGTTCTCGCGACGGCTCATGATCCAGTTACGGGCAATGGCGATTCATTCGCTGCCGATTCCGATGGACGATTATTTCAAAGATCGCGACATTTGTCCGAAAGATGAATTCGGTAACTACGATTTTGAACATTTCGAATGTCTCGATCGGGAAACCCTTAGCAAGGATATTGCAAAACTATTACGGGGCGAATCGATTGTATTACCAAAATTCGATTTCATTTCCGGTACATCGAAACGCACCGGGAAAACAGTGCAACTTCATGCCAACGAGGTGCTAATCCTCGAGGGAATCCATGGACTAAACCCCAACCTATTGCCGGAAATCGATTCGCAACAACTCACACGCATTTTTGTTTCGGCATTAACGAATCTAAACGTCGACCGCCATTCGCGGATACCAACTTCCGACATCCGGCTGCTGCGGCGGATGGTGCGCGATTACCGCACCCGCGGACATTCGCCGACGGCAACGTTAAGTCGCTGGGATAGTGTTCGGAAAGGGGAAGACCATTGGATTTTTCCGTTTCAGGATAACGCCGACCTTTTGTTTAACTCGGCACTGGTGTATGAAATCGCCTGCTTACGAAATCGAGTTCATACGCTGCTCTCGTTAGCCGAAGTGAAAGGAGTAGCTGCGGAACATGCCGGGCGGATTCGGATGCTGCTGGATTTAGTGCGCCCAATCGACCATCGGGCGATTCCCTTACATAGCGTCATCCGTGAATTTATTGGCGGCGGAGTTTGGGAGGTGTAA
- a CDS encoding aminopeptidase, producing MFDLEAYYSPENSKIDYAYRQLSQVIEEIARETSSPEAFSGDDHYREYFHTLAEYFTSLIALERQVSELYYRETSFDALYRANHEFFRDLLPSEYTNSYCNPAFAVDRFGMEIGRLLATFSSECRRLIFSAHHHERFVMYEYLEAFCEGYRTYCEGKRSDSELRAPFTKPARTLSVEKSRISVRKRFDPTYKLFHSIVEECCSSDKSYLFRYGVYISDNEIRTAEFIDQLPQSRIVELAKLIANAYQTGFAIDNKNLSDKSTVCLSYPIGYERIVQQIAIEFEALQLQIVNLSPTGTVINRQYLYDHRFSNALVLDRAYAEKALACTSTAYELEKANLSAYSGIVLIETFGEPTFQPVEQPASLRYSEEQQEIYQDLTSRRSQLYYTYIPASETSFAMIAFPSPEIGERYEEMFNDIYAVNTLESDKYLQLQEKLITILDQAVSVEVKGTNGNRTDITVAMQELHNPNSNSNFINCGADVNIPVGEVFTSPQLAGTNGVLHIGQTYLNSLEYIDLQLTFRDGYIVTYDCNNFNDPNANRKYIEENLLFPHQTLPLGEFAIGTNTLAYTIAHKYSILPILPILIIEKMGPHFAIGDTCFVHAEDVPVYNPLTKKEMVARDNTKSIGRKTDKASAYTNRHTDITLPYESIGLLTAVTREGNRIDLMRNGRFVLPGLEELNEPLDRLTLHK from the coding sequence ATGTTCGATCTTGAAGCGTACTACTCACCGGAAAATTCCAAAATCGATTACGCTTATCGTCAACTTAGTCAAGTTATCGAAGAGATTGCCCGCGAGACCAGCTCACCAGAAGCTTTCTCCGGCGACGACCACTATCGCGAGTACTTCCACACTCTTGCAGAGTATTTTACATCTCTGATCGCATTGGAACGGCAGGTTTCCGAGCTTTACTACCGCGAAACGTCTTTCGATGCGTTGTATCGAGCGAATCACGAGTTTTTTCGCGACCTCTTACCTTCCGAGTACACGAATAGCTACTGTAATCCTGCTTTTGCAGTCGATCGGTTCGGAATGGAAATCGGGCGGCTTCTCGCAACTTTCTCTTCGGAATGCCGACGATTGATTTTCAGTGCGCACCACCACGAACGCTTCGTAATGTACGAGTACCTCGAAGCATTTTGCGAGGGATATCGAACCTACTGCGAGGGAAAACGAAGCGATTCGGAACTTCGCGCTCCCTTCACGAAACCTGCGAGAACATTATCGGTAGAGAAATCACGAATTAGCGTCCGGAAACGGTTTGATCCAACTTACAAGTTGTTTCACTCGATCGTCGAAGAGTGTTGCAGTTCCGATAAGAGCTACCTGTTTCGCTACGGCGTTTACATCTCCGATAATGAAATTCGTACCGCTGAGTTTATTGATCAACTTCCACAATCGAGAATCGTCGAATTGGCAAAACTGATAGCAAATGCCTATCAAACCGGTTTTGCAATCGACAACAAAAATCTCAGCGACAAATCAACAGTATGTTTATCATATCCAATTGGTTACGAACGTATCGTACAACAAATTGCGATTGAATTTGAAGCGCTACAGCTACAAATTGTGAATTTGAGTCCAACCGGCACCGTTATCAACCGACAATACTTGTATGACCACCGATTTTCAAACGCATTGGTGTTGGATCGCGCTTATGCCGAAAAAGCGCTTGCATGCACTTCAACTGCATACGAGCTTGAGAAAGCTAATTTGTCTGCATATTCCGGCATTGTTTTAATCGAAACTTTCGGTGAACCGACGTTTCAACCTGTCGAGCAACCGGCATCGTTACGGTATTCCGAAGAACAACAAGAAATATATCAAGACCTTACCAGTCGGCGGTCGCAGCTATACTATACTTATATACCCGCCAGTGAAACCAGTTTTGCCATGATCGCATTCCCCTCACCCGAAATCGGCGAACGGTACGAAGAGATGTTTAACGACATTTACGCGGTTAATACGTTAGAATCGGACAAATATCTGCAATTGCAGGAAAAGTTAATCACGATTCTCGATCAAGCTGTTTCGGTGGAAGTCAAAGGAACGAACGGAAACCGCACCGATATTACGGTGGCAATGCAGGAATTACACAACCCAAACTCAAACTCGAATTTTATCAACTGCGGCGCCGATGTGAATATTCCAGTCGGTGAGGTTTTTACATCCCCCCAACTTGCAGGCACCAATGGGGTGTTGCATATCGGACAGACCTATCTCAATAGTTTAGAGTACATCGATCTGCAATTGACGTTTCGCGACGGATACATTGTTACGTACGACTGCAATAACTTCAATGATCCAAACGCCAATCGTAAATACATCGAAGAAAATCTGCTATTCCCTCACCAGACGTTACCGTTGGGCGAATTCGCGATCGGTACAAATACTTTGGCATACACGATTGCCCATAAGTATTCGATTCTCCCTATTCTCCCTATTCTCATCATCGAAAAAATGGGTCCCCACTTTGCCATCGGCGATACTTGTTTTGTTCACGCGGAAGATGTCCCGGTCTATAATCCGCTTACCAAAAAAGAGATGGTAGCCCGCGACAACACCAAGTCGATTGGTCGCAAAACCGATAAAGCATCGGCATATACCAATCGGCATACCGATATCACCCTGCCTTACGAGAGCATCGGATTGCTCACAGCAGTTACGAGAGAGGGCAATCGAATCGATTTAATGCGTAATGGGCGATTTGTCTTACCCGGGTTGGAGGAGTTGAACGAACCATTGGATCGACTCACTCTCCACAAATAG
- a CDS encoding carboxypeptidase M32 — protein sequence MPSKEYSKLVEKFQAIFDVASASGILGWDQQVNLPEKGNEQRARQLERLAGIQHHMTVDPELSDLFALIDAKSGDLTSDELQNVKQLKRGWEISMKLPQELVEEMTRESSLAHEIWVKARAAKDFSLFAPTLEKLIALSKKQAQILAKPGQSLYDVLIDTNYEQGATEAYYRTILGGVKENVVGLLKRIVDSGKAVDQSFLTKQDYSEKVQKRLGTAIVTDLGFDWTMGRLDTAVHPFCSGSFGDVRITTRYLKNWPTGSLFGIIHEAGHGMYEQGLPESQFGLPLGNAVSMAVHESQSRFWENIVCRSKPFWRGQWRRLRDFYPSQLADVNFEQWYAAINKVEPSLIRVEADEGTYDLHILMRFEMEADLFAGRLSVSDIPKAWNKKVYDYLGIDVKNDGEGCLQDVHWSSALFGYFPSYSLGNIIAGQLWAAMRRANPKIEQEIEAGNFKNVLGWLRENVHQHGQRYLRDELVERATGKPLTADDYVAYLETKFGEIYNV from the coding sequence ATGCCATCAAAAGAATATTCCAAGTTAGTCGAGAAGTTTCAAGCCATCTTCGACGTTGCCAGTGCCAGTGGGATCCTTGGCTGGGATCAACAAGTCAATTTACCCGAGAAGGGGAACGAACAGCGCGCTCGCCAGTTAGAACGCCTTGCCGGGATACAACATCACATGACGGTCGATCCCGAGTTAAGCGACCTGTTTGCATTGATCGATGCGAAATCGGGCGACCTGACTTCTGACGAGTTACAGAATGTCAAGCAGTTGAAGCGCGGTTGGGAAATTTCGATGAAACTCCCACAGGAGTTGGTCGAGGAGATGACCCGCGAAAGTTCGCTCGCCCATGAGATATGGGTGAAAGCGCGGGCGGCAAAAGACTTTTCACTGTTTGCCCCGACGCTCGAGAAACTTATCGCCTTGAGCAAAAAGCAAGCGCAGATTCTCGCCAAACCGGGACAGTCGCTATATGATGTACTCATCGACACTAACTACGAACAAGGTGCGACTGAAGCGTATTACCGCACAATCCTTGGTGGCGTGAAAGAAAACGTCGTCGGGCTGCTAAAGCGGATCGTCGATTCCGGGAAAGCGGTCGATCAATCGTTCCTCACGAAGCAAGATTATAGCGAGAAAGTGCAGAAGCGATTAGGTACGGCGATTGTCACCGATCTCGGATTCGATTGGACGATGGGACGGCTCGATACCGCGGTGCATCCCTTCTGCAGCGGTTCGTTCGGCGATGTTCGCATCACCACGCGCTACCTAAAGAATTGGCCGACCGGTTCGTTGTTTGGCATTATACACGAAGCGGGACACGGGATGTATGAACAGGGTCTGCCGGAAAGCCAGTTTGGCTTACCACTCGGGAATGCTGTCAGCATGGCGGTACACGAGTCGCAATCGCGGTTCTGGGAAAACATCGTCTGCCGCAGTAAACCGTTCTGGCGCGGACAGTGGCGGCGGTTGCGCGACTTCTATCCGAGTCAGCTTGCCGATGTCAATTTCGAGCAGTGGTATGCCGCAATCAATAAAGTGGAACCGAGTTTGATTCGCGTCGAAGCCGATGAAGGCACTTACGATTTACATATTTTGATGCGATTTGAAATGGAAGCCGATCTCTTCGCAGGGCGGTTGTCGGTTTCGGATATCCCGAAGGCTTGGAACAAGAAAGTGTACGATTACCTCGGCATCGATGTGAAAAACGATGGTGAAGGGTGTTTGCAGGATGTCCACTGGTCATCGGCGCTGTTTGGATATTTCCCGAGTTACTCGCTGGGCAACATCATTGCCGGTCAACTTTGGGCAGCGATGCGGCGGGCGAATCCGAAAATCGAACAGGAAATCGAAGCGGGCAATTTCAAGAATGTACTCGGATGGTTGAGGGAAAACGTCCACCAACACGGACAACGGTATCTACGCGATGAATTGGTCGAACGGGCAACCGGGAAACCGCTCACTGCCGATGATTACGTTGCCTATCTTGAAACCAAGTTTGGCGAAATCTATAACGTGTAA
- a CDS encoding alkaline phosphatase has translation MSIYQHKQICTITLKLSLLLIIASSTAFAAKNVIVMIADGWGFNTVLASNYYNGVTSQSYQKFPVTLAMSHYSAGTMKKLYAEEEPPNQQVYNPKLVWSVWEWVMKRATDSAAAATAISTGVKTRNQRLGVDSDGRRIANLAERAKKTGKSIGVVSSVEFSHATPAGFLIHNTHRKNYREIAQAMIDSSNADVIIGCGHPLYDDNGNPIPEANLTDKSYEWVGGKEQWLNIVSGKAGGTSPFTFVETVAQFQEIAHGEEVPKRLLGIPRVHETLQCRRTPHPKGNDTVTQPYSQPRNRDVPSLALLSVASLQTLRQNRNGFFVMIEGGAIDWAGHDNWQARLIEEMDEFNAAVDSVVRWIETNSSWDETLLIVTGDHETGYLWGPGSGANSQPMWQPLIDNGKGKLPGMWFCSDSHVNSVIPFYAKGAEAFRFNELAKYTDPVWGKYLDNTDIFHVCNTLLAETR, from the coding sequence ATGTCAATCTATCAGCATAAACAAATCTGCACGATAACGCTCAAACTAAGTTTATTATTAATCATTGCTTCTTCCACAGCATTCGCGGCTAAGAATGTGATAGTTATGATCGCGGATGGTTGGGGCTTCAATACGGTGTTAGCGTCCAACTACTACAACGGCGTAACATCACAATCCTACCAGAAATTTCCTGTCACACTGGCAATGTCGCATTACTCAGCCGGTACGATGAAAAAGTTATATGCGGAAGAGGAACCACCAAATCAACAAGTGTATAACCCAAAACTTGTTTGGTCGGTTTGGGAATGGGTTATGAAACGGGCAACCGATTCCGCCGCGGCGGCAACGGCGATATCGACCGGAGTTAAAACTCGGAATCAGCGGTTAGGTGTCGATAGTGATGGACGTCGGATCGCAAATCTTGCCGAAAGAGCAAAGAAAACGGGAAAATCGATCGGCGTTGTCAGTTCGGTAGAGTTTAGCCATGCAACCCCGGCGGGATTTCTCATTCATAACACTCATCGCAAAAACTACCGGGAGATCGCCCAAGCGATGATCGATTCCAGCAACGCCGACGTGATTATCGGTTGCGGACATCCTCTATACGACGACAATGGCAATCCAATTCCGGAAGCGAATTTAACCGATAAGTCTTATGAATGGGTCGGCGGTAAAGAGCAGTGGTTAAACATCGTCAGCGGAAAAGCCGGCGGCACGTCTCCGTTTACTTTTGTTGAAACCGTAGCGCAGTTTCAAGAAATCGCACACGGTGAAGAAGTTCCCAAACGCTTGCTGGGAATTCCGCGAGTGCACGAAACACTGCAATGCCGTCGTACGCCGCATCCGAAGGGTAACGACACAGTTACCCAACCGTATTCACAACCGCGAAACCGTGACGTTCCGTCTTTAGCGTTGTTATCGGTCGCCTCACTTCAGACGCTGCGCCAAAATCGTAATGGTTTTTTCGTTATGATTGAAGGGGGGGCAATCGATTGGGCAGGGCATGACAATTGGCAAGCGCGGCTAATTGAAGAAATGGACGAGTTTAATGCGGCGGTCGATTCGGTCGTGCGATGGATCGAAACCAACAGCAGTTGGGATGAAACACTGCTCATTGTTACTGGGGATCACGAAACCGGTTATCTTTGGGGTCCCGGTTCCGGAGCAAATTCACAACCGATGTGGCAGCCGCTCATCGATAACGGCAAGGGAAAATTGCCGGGAATGTGGTTTTGCAGCGATTCACATGTGAATAGCGTTATCCCATTCTATGCAAAAGGGGCTGAGGCATTCCGATTTAACGAGTTAGCAAAATATACTGATCCAGTATGGGGTAAGTATCTCGATAATACCGATATTTTCCACGTCTGTAATACGCTGTTAGCAGAAACACGTTGA
- the ggt gene encoding gamma-glutamyltransferase, producing the protein MKTLNTHLISVLTTVLLIVGLLLIGCAPKKVIEQKQPSKPKIEKPFVPTVPLTTTKGLAVTAHPLASQVAAKILKSGGNAASAGLAGMAALSVVEPHASGLGGGGFALYYDAKAKTVGLVDYRETAPRGVVADTFYQPTDTFRLRLQTGGSAVLVPGAPKGWQRVWEKYANRSVTDLLQPAIVLADSGYPTSAKQKTMILEHEDLSENETLASLYFSRDDDLKVVPHGKIQFKALAETYRELAKMNSFAALSSPPFSSSIVATVQKAGGALSLDDMEQFRPIERKPLHIRYRGYDIYTLPMPSAGGVAVALAMRMLEQTDIQKLGWQSPELLHTVAEAIRQGMTDGYVWGGDPDYVTVRTDSILGDNYVKSAWARIPQDSTRERAAPYDTATSHGNTTHLVVADDEGNLLSVTQSINYFFGSKVFNPATGVLLNNHCADYDWRPGRRNSIAPGKRPSSWMAPLIVLKDGKPFLVAGTPGGPRIPAVMVQLLVDLIDFGMPLNQAMDAPRFMPNGKNFEYEPRFPAATIAAIEKKGWKLKAREPGDNYFGGAQAILFQSDGSKVGVGDTRRDGSPSAAE; encoded by the coding sequence GTGAAAACTTTGAATACTCATCTCATTTCTGTACTTACAACTGTCCTACTCATCGTCGGACTGCTGTTGATCGGTTGCGCACCTAAAAAAGTAATTGAGCAGAAGCAACCCTCCAAACCGAAAATCGAAAAACCGTTTGTACCGACCGTTCCCTTGACAACAACCAAGGGATTAGCGGTTACAGCGCATCCATTGGCATCGCAAGTTGCCGCCAAGATATTGAAAAGCGGCGGTAATGCTGCTTCGGCGGGACTTGCCGGGATGGCGGCATTGTCCGTTGTCGAACCTCATGCCAGTGGATTAGGCGGCGGCGGCTTTGCTCTATACTACGATGCAAAAGCGAAAACTGTCGGTTTGGTCGATTATCGGGAGACTGCCCCGCGTGGGGTGGTAGCCGACACCTTCTATCAACCGACCGATACATTCCGCCTCCGGTTGCAGACAGGCGGCAGCGCAGTATTAGTGCCCGGCGCTCCAAAAGGGTGGCAACGAGTATGGGAGAAGTATGCAAACCGTTCAGTTACCGACTTGTTACAACCGGCAATCGTCTTAGCGGATAGCGGGTATCCCACCAGCGCCAAACAAAAAACGATGATTCTCGAACATGAAGACTTATCCGAGAACGAAACACTTGCTTCATTGTACTTTTCTCGTGACGATGACCTGAAAGTAGTTCCCCACGGGAAAATTCAATTCAAAGCGTTGGCGGAAACCTATCGGGAGTTAGCGAAAATGAATTCATTCGCCGCGTTGAGCTCCCCACCGTTTTCGTCGAGTATCGTTGCGACCGTACAAAAAGCGGGAGGAGCATTATCACTCGATGATATGGAACAATTTCGACCCATTGAACGGAAACCGCTTCATATTCGTTATCGCGGCTATGACATTTACACGTTGCCAATGCCGTCAGCGGGTGGTGTTGCCGTTGCGTTAGCGATGCGGATGCTCGAACAAACCGATATTCAAAAGTTGGGCTGGCAGTCACCGGAATTATTACATACCGTTGCTGAAGCGATTCGGCAGGGAATGACCGATGGGTATGTTTGGGGCGGCGATCCCGATTACGTGACAGTACGTACTGACAGCATTCTTGGCGACAATTACGTTAAATCGGCGTGGGCGCGAATTCCGCAAGACTCGACCCGGGAACGCGCTGCGCCATACGATACCGCCACCAGTCATGGTAATACTACGCACTTGGTGGTTGCTGACGACGAGGGGAATCTGTTATCGGTTACTCAATCGATAAACTATTTCTTCGGCTCGAAAGTATTCAATCCGGCTACCGGTGTGCTATTAAACAATCATTGTGCTGATTACGATTGGCGGCCGGGACGACGCAATTCGATTGCTCCGGGAAAACGTCCGAGTAGTTGGATGGCACCTCTCATCGTGTTGAAGGATGGCAAACCGTTCTTGGTTGCTGGAACGCCGGGTGGTCCACGGATTCCGGCAGTGATGGTACAACTACTGGTCGATTTAATCGATTTTGGGATGCCGCTTAACCAAGCGATGGATGCCCCACGCTTTATGCCGAATGGGAAGAACTTCGAGTACGAACCCCGCTTCCCGGCAGCGACAATAGCAGCCATCGAGAAAAAAGGGTGGAAACTTAAGGCGCGGGAACCGGGCGACAACTACTTTGGCGGCGCGCAAGCGATTCTCTTTCAATCCGATGGCAGTAAAGTCGGCGTCGGCGACACTCGCCGCGACGGGAGCCCATCCGCCGCAGAATAG
- the pgsW gene encoding poly-gamma-glutamate system protein: MSIQSFHRFLSLLIGLVWATLALAREPNVLYSPEQLQLRMKAAAEEMSDALRLSRAAHIRRVGTIDSDIDPNYTGLIGPDDTPIVSTLGQLSAKRTACVPDFAALITRWLYEAGVQPGDRIAIIMTGSFPGFNIASICAARAIEAVPVVQLSLGASEWGMTEPNFTMLDLYEELRQKIHGWPELELVTYGGGGDRALGMSPGGKKALDRAMQRNFQKPLVTKSLHAQIQQRIALLDEAGPYRAIIFIGGNIAALGTEETKEVGAGLLPRDTKLNHKKQSMMGEYLHRGTPVIYLHWTEHLAYKWDIPFDPEPLPEPGSIRKIYAIQ; the protein is encoded by the coding sequence ATGAGTATTCAAAGTTTTCACAGGTTCCTCAGCTTGCTGATTGGACTCGTTTGGGCTACGCTCGCTTTGGCGCGCGAGCCGAACGTGTTGTATTCGCCGGAACAATTGCAATTGCGGATGAAAGCAGCGGCAGAGGAAATGTCCGATGCGTTAAGGCTTTCCCGTGCTGCTCATATTCGTCGGGTGGGCACTATCGATAGCGATATCGACCCGAACTATACCGGACTCATTGGACCCGACGATACGCCGATTGTGTCTACCCTGGGGCAACTATCCGCGAAACGAACCGCCTGCGTGCCTGATTTTGCCGCACTTATAACCCGCTGGTTGTATGAAGCAGGTGTACAGCCGGGCGACCGCATTGCGATAATCATGACCGGTAGTTTTCCCGGCTTTAATATAGCGTCGATTTGCGCAGCTCGTGCAATCGAAGCGGTACCGGTCGTCCAACTTTCCCTGGGCGCATCAGAGTGGGGAATGACCGAACCGAATTTCACAATGCTCGATTTATACGAGGAATTACGGCAAAAGATTCACGGTTGGCCGGAGTTGGAATTGGTTACTTATGGCGGCGGGGGCGACCGGGCGTTGGGGATGTCGCCGGGGGGAAAAAAAGCGCTCGACCGGGCGATGCAGCGTAACTTCCAAAAGCCGCTGGTCACGAAGTCGCTACATGCACAGATTCAACAACGGATCGCCCTCCTCGACGAGGCTGGTCCCTATCGCGCTATTATTTTTATTGGTGGTAATATCGCTGCATTGGGCACGGAAGAAACCAAAGAGGTTGGCGCCGGATTACTGCCGCGCGACACGAAGCTCAATCACAAAAAGCAAAGTATGATGGGTGAGTACTTGCACCGGGGAACACCGGTGATCTACCTCCATTGGACGGAACATCTCGCCTACAAGTGGGATATTCCCTTCGATCCGGAACCGTTACCGGAACCGGGTTCGATCCGGAAGATTTACGCAATTCAATAA
- the pruA gene encoding L-glutamate gamma-semialdehyde dehydrogenase, translating into MLPPFKNEPMTNFADPANKAAFEAALQLVESRVGEKIPLIVGGERIFTEDTIKSTNPANPDQVLGYVGKGTKELALRAIKSANKTFEWWKSYDPDARARILLRAAAIMRRRKHEMSATMVLEIGKNWMEADGDTAEAIDFLEFYAREMMRLNERQPVTDFAGEENNLYYIPLGVGAVIPPWNFPCAIMVGMTAASLVTGNTVLLKPASITPVIAYRFMEILEEAGLPAGVVNYLPGPGGAIGDTIVDHKLTRFIAFTGSMEIGQRIFQRASKVHPGQLWLKRTVLEMGGKDAILVDDDADLEFAAEQIVTAAFGFQGQKCSACSRLIVHEKVYDELLAKVVARTKNLKTGATKDLSNWHGPVSEKGAYEKILEYIEIGKKEGRCVAGGEKAGSPGWFIAPTIIADVDPKARLMQEEIFGPVLAVCKVKSFEEGLKVFNNTIFGLTGGYFGKRRAHIEQVRREAYCGNLYLNRKCTGALVGVQPFGGFNQSGTDSKAGGRDYLQLFLQGKSVTERF; encoded by the coding sequence ATGCTACCCCCATTCAAAAACGAACCGATGACCAACTTCGCGGATCCCGCGAATAAAGCCGCATTCGAGGCAGCGCTCCAGCTCGTCGAATCCCGTGTCGGCGAGAAAATCCCGCTCATCGTCGGCGGCGAGCGCATCTTCACCGAAGACACTATCAAATCGACCAATCCGGCCAATCCCGATCAAGTGCTCGGCTACGTCGGAAAAGGCACCAAGGAACTCGCACTCCGCGCCATCAAGTCCGCCAACAAAACTTTTGAGTGGTGGAAAAGTTACGATCCCGATGCCCGCGCCCGCATTCTGCTCCGCGCCGCCGCGATTATGCGCCGTCGCAAACATGAGATGAGTGCCACGATGGTGCTCGAAATTGGCAAAAACTGGATGGAAGCCGATGGCGATACCGCCGAAGCGATCGATTTCCTCGAATTCTATGCCCGCGAGATGATGCGTTTGAATGAACGCCAACCAGTCACCGATTTCGCCGGCGAAGAGAACAATCTCTATTACATTCCGTTGGGCGTCGGCGCGGTTATTCCCCCGTGGAATTTCCCCTGTGCGATTATGGTCGGTATGACCGCCGCTTCGCTCGTCACCGGCAACACAGTCTTGCTCAAGCCGGCGTCGATCACCCCGGTCATTGCCTACCGTTTCATGGAAATTCTCGAAGAAGCAGGTCTCCCGGCAGGCGTTGTGAATTATCTCCCCGGTCCCGGCGGTGCGATTGGTGACACCATTGTCGATCACAAGTTAACCCGGTTCATCGCTTTCACCGGTTCGATGGAAATCGGACAACGGATTTTCCAACGCGCATCGAAAGTCCATCCCGGTCAACTATGGCTCAAACGCACTGTCCTCGAAATGGGCGGTAAAGACGCGATTCTTGTCGACGACGACGCCGATCTCGAATTCGCCGCCGAGCAAATCGTAACCGCCGCATTCGGTTTCCAAGGACAGAAGTGCAGCGCTTGTTCGCGATTAATCGTCCACGAAAAAGTGTACGACGAATTACTTGCGAAAGTCGTCGCCCGCACCAAGAACCTCAAGACCGGCGCGACAAAAGACTTGTCGAATTGGCATGGGCCGGTGTCCGAAAAAGGCGCCTACGAGAAGATTCTCGAATACATTGAAATCGGTAAGAAGGAAGGGCGTTGCGTCGCAGGCGGCGAGAAAGCCGGTTCTCCCGGTTGGTTTATCGCACCGACGATTATTGCCGACGTCGATCCGAAAGCTCGGTTGATGCAAGAAGAAATCTTTGGACCGGTACTCGCCGTCTGCAAAGTGAAGTCGTTCGAAGAAGGTCTCAAGGTCTTCAACAATACGATTTTCGGTCTTACCGGCGGATACTTTGGCAAACGTCGCGCTCATATCGAACAAGTCCGGCGTGAAGCCTATTGCGGCAACCTCTACCTCAATCGGAAATGCACCGGCGCGCTCGTTGGTGTACAGCCATTCGGCGGCTTCAATCAATCCGGCACCGACAGTAAAGCCGGCGGCAGGGATTACCTCCAGCTCTTCCTGCAGGGCAAGAGCGTAACCGAACGGTTTTAA